The following coding sequences lie in one Mycoplasma crocodyli MP145 genomic window:
- the rpsF gene encoding 30S ribosomal protein S6, with protein sequence MAKYEIVLILDPKAEANTATKLLDEVFGKGVKKTQKLEKTELAYEINKSKHAHYYLAEVEAKPELIAEFSRKANILKTVWRNLVVNLDSEKGLNISKNKKQFVKKPFVKSFRKDEQSTHKREYTPRARIAGDENSTAVDGVKTKRVYKKETEVQGDKPKVRRTVKTSDNN encoded by the coding sequence ATGGCAAAATATGAAATTGTCTTAATTCTTGATCCTAAAGCTGAAGCGAATACAGCTACTAAACTTCTTGATGAGGTTTTTGGTAAAGGTGTTAAGAAGACACAAAAATTAGAAAAAACAGAGTTAGCTTATGAAATTAATAAATCTAAGCATGCTCATTACTATTTAGCAGAAGTTGAAGCTAAACCAGAATTGATTGCTGAATTTTCAAGAAAAGCAAACATCTTAAAAACCGTTTGAAGAAATTTAGTAGTTAATTTAGATTCAGAAAAAGGTTTAAATATTTCTAAAAACAAGAAACAATTTGTTAAAAAACCTTTTGTAAAATCATTTAGAAAAGATGAACAATCAACACACAAAAGAGAATATACACCAAGAGCAAGGATTGCTGGCGATGAAAACTCAACAGCAGTTGATGGCGTTAAAACAAAAAGAGTTTACAAAAAAGAAACAGAAGTTCAAGGTGACAAACCTAAAGTTAGAAGAACAGTTAAAACTTCAGATAATAATTAA
- a CDS encoding nicotinate phosphoribosyltransferase: protein MNREKYIASYFFKASKILEEEKKDNIITLQFFQRKDNAILAGMSEVLELLSHETNTSKYTIRYLPDGTLINNLEIVLELEGKYQDFGIWEGVIDGILSRSTSIASNARDCVLAANNKPIIFMGDRADHYLNQEVDGKAVKIGGINLVSTEAQNIDNNEVTFGSVPHVLIQGFAGDIVAAMKAYYKHFPNNKLIALVDYTNDVITESLRVWKELGNHVWGIRLDTSKNMVDHMFDNEPQKHYGVNLEQVKRLRKELDKAGARDYKIVVSSGFNAEKIKEFEANKSPVDYYGVGQSIFKLTNSFSADATLLNGKKEAKEGRFYRENKNLILYKNKK, encoded by the coding sequence ATGAATAGAGAAAAATATATTGCTAGTTATTTCTTTAAAGCTAGCAAAATTTTAGAAGAAGAAAAAAAAGATAATATTATTACATTACAATTTTTTCAAAGAAAAGATAATGCAATTTTGGCTGGAATGAGCGAAGTTTTGGAATTACTTTCTCACGAAACGAATACAAGTAAATATACCATTAGATACTTACCGGATGGTACATTAATTAATAATTTAGAAATAGTTCTTGAACTTGAAGGTAAGTATCAAGATTTTGGAATTTGAGAAGGTGTTATTGATGGAATTTTATCTAGATCAACATCAATAGCATCAAATGCAAGAGATTGTGTTTTGGCTGCAAATAATAAACCAATTATTTTTATGGGTGATAGAGCTGATCATTATTTAAATCAAGAAGTTGATGGTAAAGCAGTAAAAATTGGTGGAATTAATTTAGTTTCAACTGAAGCGCAAAATATTGATAATAATGAAGTTACATTCGGTTCTGTTCCACATGTTTTAATTCAAGGTTTTGCTGGCGATATTGTTGCTGCGATGAAAGCGTACTATAAACATTTTCCAAATAACAAGTTAATAGCTTTAGTTGACTATACTAATGATGTTATAACAGAGTCACTTAGAGTATGAAAAGAATTAGGAAATCATGTTTGAGGAATTAGACTTGATACTTCAAAAAACATGGTTGATCATATGTTTGATAATGAACCTCAAAAACATTATGGTGTTAATCTTGAACAAGTTAAAAGATTAAGAAAAGAACTTGATAAAGCAGGAGCAAGAGATTATAAAATCGTTGTTTCAAGTGGATTTAATGCCGAAAAAATTAAAGAATTCGAAGCGAATAAATCCCCTGTTGATTATTACGGAGTTGGTCAAAGTATATTTAAATTAACTAATTCATTTAGTGCTGATGCAACATTATTGAACGGTAAAAAAGAAGCAAAAGAAGGAAGATTTTACAGAGAAAATAAAAACCTTATTTTGTATAAGAACAAAAAATAA
- a CDS encoding glycoside hydrolase family 2 protein translates to MRRIININKDWMFSKKAKSAPKIAPKEWHVVDLPHTWNVYDGADGGSDYYRGKCYYFKNLVVPFFHYGQENVYLEFNGVNSNCKIYLDNNLIGEHSGGYSTFRIKVDTSKLNKIGNQLVVEVDNSENDFTYPLDSDYTQYGGIYRDVNLIIVSQSHIDLEHYGSKGVYVDYELYDEYAIVKAKVYTKDSIGKNLSVEIAKKTDKVIAYASTIIQDDYEELELIIKEPILWEGTINPYLYKAIFSIESKNLIIDQVSVNFGFRTFNAQNKNKFLLNDRHYDLRGVSKHQDKWAKGSAISVDDQKEDIDLICQMGANSLRLAHYQHPQFTYDYADEKGIIIWAEIPLIKFFNMSEKAQKNLMQQLSELILQNYNHPSILFWGLGNGINLDEKNEKDAIELLEKLHARAKILDKNRLTFLSQKWDTPISSKTNTITDLVAYNLYFGTKEDDLNEFKNWLISWEKQYPNKPISIGKYGTNSIVRFHNKNPKIGDHTEEFQASYHEYILRNFCQNEGVMSTFLWSMFDFGNDVLEEGNTPGTDNKGIITFDRRIKKDTYYLYQAFWSFRKFVYIVSRRRAIREQHENMIIKIYSNLDEVSLFIDGQLIETKKGNKVFEFNAGKLELGRHFIEVNASSMSDIVTIEVVKDNRHHYLNDN, encoded by the coding sequence ATGAGAAGAATAATTAATATAAACAAAGATTGAATGTTTAGCAAAAAAGCTAAAAGCGCTCCAAAAATCGCACCTAAAGAATGGCATGTTGTTGATCTTCCTCACACGTGAAATGTATATGATGGAGCAGATGGAGGAAGCGACTATTATAGAGGAAAATGTTATTACTTCAAAAACTTGGTAGTTCCTTTTTTTCACTATGGTCAAGAAAATGTTTATTTGGAATTTAACGGTGTTAATTCAAACTGTAAAATATATTTAGACAATAACTTAATTGGAGAACACTCTGGAGGGTATTCAACTTTTAGAATTAAAGTTGACACTTCTAAACTTAACAAAATTGGTAATCAATTAGTAGTTGAAGTCGATAATAGCGAAAATGATTTTACATACCCACTCGATTCTGATTACACACAATATGGTGGAATATATCGTGATGTAAATTTAATAATAGTTAGTCAAAGCCACATTGATTTAGAACACTATGGATCAAAAGGAGTTTATGTAGATTATGAACTTTATGATGAGTATGCAATAGTTAAAGCTAAAGTTTATACTAAAGATTCGATTGGAAAAAATTTAAGTGTAGAAATCGCTAAAAAAACCGATAAAGTTATAGCTTATGCTTCTACTATTATTCAAGATGATTACGAAGAATTAGAACTAATAATTAAAGAACCTATTTTATGAGAAGGAACAATAAACCCTTATCTATACAAAGCTATTTTTAGCATAGAATCTAAAAACTTAATCATTGACCAAGTATCTGTTAATTTTGGATTCAGAACATTTAATGCACAAAATAAAAATAAATTCTTATTAAATGATAGACACTATGATTTAAGAGGAGTATCTAAACATCAAGATAAATGAGCGAAGGGAAGCGCTATATCAGTTGATGATCAAAAAGAAGATATAGATTTAATTTGCCAAATGGGTGCAAACTCATTAAGATTGGCACACTACCAACATCCACAATTTACTTATGATTATGCTGATGAAAAAGGAATTATAATCTGAGCCGAAATTCCTCTTATTAAGTTTTTTAATATGAGCGAAAAAGCACAAAAAAACTTAATGCAACAATTAAGTGAATTGATTTTACAAAACTATAACCATCCATCAATTCTTTTTTGGGGATTAGGAAATGGAATTAACTTAGATGAAAAAAACGAAAAAGATGCAATTGAATTACTAGAAAAACTACATGCACGTGCTAAGATTTTAGATAAAAATAGACTAACATTTTTATCCCAAAAATGAGATACACCTATCAGTTCAAAAACAAATACAATAACTGATTTAGTGGCGTATAATCTTTATTTTGGAACAAAAGAGGATGATTTAAATGAGTTTAAAAATTGATTGATTTCATGAGAAAAACAATATCCAAATAAGCCTATATCCATAGGTAAATATGGAACAAATTCAATCGTTAGATTTCATAATAAAAATCCTAAAATTGGAGACCATACAGAAGAATTTCAAGCTTCATACCATGAATATATTTTAAGAAACTTTTGCCAAAATGAAGGTGTTATGTCAACATTTTTATGAAGCATGTTTGACTTTGGAAATGATGTTTTAGAAGAAGGAAATACACCAGGAACAGACAACAAAGGAATTATTACTTTTGATAGAAGAATTAAAAAAGATACTTATTACTTATACCAGGCTTTTTGATCATTTAGAAAATTTGTTTATATAGTTTCAAGACGTAGAGCAATAAGAGAGCAACATGAAAATATGATCATTAAAATTTATTCAAATCTTGATGAAGTTTCTTTATTTATAGACGGGCAATTAATAGAAACAAAAAAGGGTAATAAAGTTTTTGAATTTAATGCAGGAAAATTAGAACTGGGAAGACACTTTATTGAGGTTAATGCTTCATCCATGTCGGATATAGTAACTATAGAAGTTGTTAAAGATAATAGACATCACTACTTAAACGATAATTAA
- a CDS encoding MnuA family membrane nuclease: MNKKNIRNLIKNTLKVATVATLTTFPLITFSCLFDKKEQKESASERFKKYSEKLRFISNKKLKKSSIEKHEFNNVFIIEGNDNVKYNIIYNTVEVEKDKLIIKYQITDSITGELSEIFSYSLDLKTILDTSEVKTKIEKDLSDLEVKKVTINIKELSDEQYPTKLPSEVNQKDLLFANYQEDKYELKVTNFIQDDENGILKFSYHLVLKSNKTIISEILNEEIDTFKKNSSNGINPKINEKELIDKEILKVNLHIKDLEISQYSSKLPTELSALDIIYSNYNENKYSIETLNFLPNDEEGKITFDYVLKLKTNDSITSNIIKKEIIGFKIFTVDPTTPPIIPINPTTSKKELKVGHWNVLNFGSKNLNIDSPKVYALANIIKNANFDLIGLTEINYDAADSVKLIIDYLNNKDKISKWNYVFQPIDQASLSNSNTNTKEQVAIVYKSSIFEPKSFNNNKMGDSYAGSFKGIKTSNILMYKRPLYAHNFNLIGLNKSFTFVFGHFDSPGYKSGVEQSSGKSFEYDNVSYSLATSQGEFEAFEAIRLNDALKYFDSIDGDSTILFGGDTNIKYGNNDLFKSAEKNGYELLYGDSKSNDQKYATSLKSRDLGYSEPYDKILFKEAVGVDIISEKENATLDFKIDIINAFNNNLIDKNEFIKMIDTKYDTDIKKIRFISDHAPVFAKIVIK, translated from the coding sequence ATGAATAAAAAGAATATAAGAAACTTAATAAAAAATACCTTAAAAGTGGCTACTGTAGCAACTCTTACCACTTTTCCACTGATTACTTTTTCATGTCTTTTTGATAAAAAAGAACAAAAAGAATCAGCAAGTGAACGATTTAAAAAATATTCTGAAAAACTTAGATTTATAAGCAATAAAAAACTTAAAAAATCATCTATTGAAAAGCATGAATTTAACAATGTTTTTATAATCGAAGGAAATGACAATGTTAAATATAACATTATTTATAATACTGTTGAAGTAGAAAAAGATAAACTAATTATCAAATATCAAATTACTGACTCGATAACTGGAGAATTATCAGAAATTTTTAGTTATTCATTAGATTTAAAAACAATACTCGATACAAGCGAAGTAAAAACTAAAATTGAAAAAGATTTAAGTGATTTAGAAGTTAAAAAAGTTACAATCAATATTAAAGAACTTAGTGATGAACAATATCCAACAAAACTTCCTAGTGAAGTCAATCAAAAGGATTTATTATTTGCGAATTATCAAGAAGATAAATATGAACTTAAAGTAACTAATTTTATTCAAGATGACGAAAATGGAATTTTAAAATTTTCATACCATTTAGTTCTTAAATCAAATAAAACAATTATAAGTGAAATACTAAACGAAGAAATCGACACATTTAAAAAGAATTCTTCAAATGGCATTAATCCTAAAATTAATGAAAAAGAACTTATTGATAAAGAAATTCTAAAAGTAAATCTTCATATTAAGGATTTAGAAATAAGTCAATATAGTTCTAAACTTCCAACAGAATTAAGTGCTTTAGATATTATTTATTCGAATTACAATGAAAATAAATATAGTATTGAAACACTTAATTTCTTACCTAACGATGAAGAAGGTAAAATAACTTTTGACTATGTTTTAAAGCTTAAAACTAATGATTCAATAACAAGTAATATTATTAAAAAAGAGATCATAGGATTTAAAATTTTTACTGTTGATCCAACTACTCCACCAATCATACCTATTAATCCTACAACTTCAAAAAAGGAATTAAAAGTTGGTCATTGAAATGTTTTAAATTTCGGTAGCAAGAATTTAAATATAGATTCGCCAAAAGTTTATGCACTTGCCAACATCATAAAAAATGCTAATTTTGATTTAATAGGATTAACTGAAATTAACTATGATGCAGCAGATTCGGTAAAATTAATAATTGATTATTTAAATAATAAAGATAAAATAAGCAAGTGAAACTATGTATTTCAACCAATAGATCAAGCAAGTTTATCAAATTCAAATACCAATACAAAAGAACAAGTTGCAATAGTTTACAAGTCATCTATTTTTGAACCTAAATCATTTAACAACAACAAAATGGGAGATTCATATGCGGGTTCATTTAAAGGTATAAAAACTTCAAATATTTTGATGTATAAAAGACCATTATATGCCCATAACTTTAATTTAATTGGATTAAATAAATCATTTACATTTGTATTTGGACACTTCGATAGTCCGGGTTATAAATCTGGAGTAGAACAAAGTTCTGGAAAAAGTTTCGAATATGATAACGTTTCGTATTCATTAGCGACTAGTCAAGGTGAATTCGAAGCATTTGAAGCTATACGTTTAAACGATGCCTTAAAATATTTTGACTCAATTGATGGAGATTCGACTATTCTTTTCGGAGGAGATACAAATATAAAATATGGTAATAACGATCTCTTCAAAAGTGCTGAAAAAAATGGTTACGAACTTCTATATGGAGATTCAAAAAGTAACGACCAAAAATATGCAACAAGTTTAAAATCAAGAGATTTAGGATATAGTGAACCATATGACAAAATACTTTTTAAGGAAGCTGTTGGAGTAGATATAATAAGCGAAAAAGAAAATGCAACACTTGACTTTAAAATAGATATTATTAATGCCTTTAATAATAATTTAATTGATAAAAATGAATTTATTAAAATGATTGATACTAAGTATGATACTGATATAAAAAAGATTCGTTTTATTTCGGATCATGCACCAGTTTTTGCAAAAATTGTTATAAAATAA
- the rplI gene encoding 50S ribosomal protein L9 translates to MKIILLKDCKEGKANTIVEVSDGYAKNFMIPKGFALAYNANTVKILEKKLDDLSAQEHENRTKALKLKDEIEKVTLNYTLDANIDANQNLNVHGSVSTKVIEADLSKLGYKLDKYSLEKIHFVSEGTHEVSVKLYKDILAKVIVKITLKYVK, encoded by the coding sequence ATGAAAATAATATTATTAAAAGATTGTAAAGAAGGAAAAGCAAATACTATCGTCGAAGTAAGTGATGGGTATGCAAAAAACTTTATGATTCCAAAAGGTTTTGCACTAGCTTATAATGCAAATACAGTAAAAATCTTAGAAAAAAAACTTGATGATCTTTCTGCACAAGAACATGAAAATAGAACTAAAGCACTTAAATTGAAAGACGAAATTGAAAAAGTAACTTTAAATTATACATTAGATGCTAACATTGATGCTAATCAAAATTTAAACGTACATGGTTCAGTTTCAACAAAAGTAATTGAAGCTGATTTATCTAAATTAGGATATAAGTTAGATAAATACTCACTTGAAAAGATTCACTTTGTTAGCGAAGGAACTCATGAAGTTTCGGTTAAACTTTACAAAGATATTTTAGCTAAAGTTATTGTAAAAATTACTCTTAAATATGTAAAATAG
- a CDS encoding single-stranded DNA-binding protein: protein MNKVLLIGRVASDIRYNITSSNIPYCRFTIAVSRRQSQPQEQTDFIPLVAWRSSADFINRYAKKGSLVSIEGTFTSSSYEGSDGKMIRNYEVTVENINLLEPKSVIEARNNGSTQSTNTNYINNSFNQNKNPKPQFVKDYPTSKNESDDKNDNWDIGFNDIDNL from the coding sequence ATGAATAAAGTATTATTAATTGGAAGAGTAGCTAGTGATATTAGATATAATATTACTTCAAGTAACATTCCATATTGTAGATTTACAATAGCAGTTTCCAGAAGACAATCACAACCTCAGGAACAAACAGATTTTATTCCATTAGTTGCATGAAGATCGTCAGCAGATTTTATAAATAGATACGCTAAAAAAGGTTCTTTAGTTTCAATTGAAGGAACATTTACATCAAGTTCTTATGAAGGAAGTGATGGAAAAATGATAAGAAATTATGAAGTTACTGTGGAAAATATTAATTTGTTAGAACCTAAATCAGTTATTGAAGCAAGAAATAACGGTTCAACACAATCTACAAATACAAATTATATTAATAATTCTTTTAATCAAAATAAAAATCCTAAACCACAATTTGTCAAAGACTATCCAACTTCAAAAAATGAAAGTGATGATAAAAATGATAATTGAGATATTGGATTTAATGATATTGACAATCTATAG
- a CDS encoding CNNM domain-containing protein, with translation MQLWVKILLLGILFILFILSSIFSGCETAYTSISPAKVQQMIDHKERGHKMIDRHIKKYNQTLSTILIANNIVNILASVLTTLLLSTLITNSGMVAIISTIVVTPIIVIFGEILPKIFAKHKPVLFLKIFGYLIEALYWIFFLFTYPLSKLSKNVYVTNSENEIKTMLSMAKSEGVLEAHESILAQKALDLDSSKISQHYVRLKDVDCIHFNATIKEALAMFKETNYSRIPVMQDGNLVGIIMLKDIFHLSTGNIAMYIKRVPQISANSLLSIGLEKLRTSRAQMAFVTENNNSSEIIGIITIEDIIEELVGELYDEYDTDEDIYEISLEKARAKSTVLVKDIFKQLEINSNDMLDDNLDLTLREWLTKELKVQKLRKNSKYTFNEIVQFKIISSSNKTNNYEVVEIILL, from the coding sequence ATGCAACTCTGAGTTAAAATTCTACTTCTAGGAATACTATTTATTTTATTTATACTAAGTAGTATATTTAGCGGGTGTGAAACTGCTTATACATCAATTTCACCAGCTAAAGTTCAACAAATGATAGACCATAAAGAACGTGGTCACAAGATGATTGATAGACACATAAAAAAATATAATCAAACATTAAGTACAATATTAATAGCCAATAATATTGTAAATATTTTAGCCAGTGTTTTAACTACGTTATTATTGAGTACATTAATAACTAACAGTGGTATGGTGGCTATTATTTCGACAATAGTTGTAACACCTATTATTGTTATTTTTGGTGAGATTTTGCCAAAAATATTTGCTAAACACAAACCTGTTTTATTCCTTAAAATATTTGGCTACTTAATCGAAGCACTTTATTGAATATTTTTCTTATTTACCTATCCATTAAGCAAATTAAGCAAAAATGTTTATGTTACAAACTCAGAAAATGAAATTAAGACAATGTTATCAATGGCTAAAAGTGAAGGTGTTTTAGAAGCACACGAAAGCATTTTAGCTCAAAAAGCTTTAGACCTTGATTCATCAAAAATTTCTCAGCACTATGTTCGTTTAAAGGATGTTGATTGTATCCATTTTAATGCAACAATTAAAGAAGCTTTAGCAATGTTTAAGGAAACTAATTATTCAAGAATACCAGTAATGCAAGATGGAAACTTAGTTGGAATAATTATGCTTAAAGATATCTTTCACTTATCAACTGGAAACATCGCAATGTACATAAAAAGAGTACCACAAATATCAGCTAATTCTCTACTTTCAATAGGATTAGAGAAATTAAGAACATCAAGAGCTCAGATGGCTTTTGTAACCGAAAACAATAACTCAAGTGAAATAATCGGAATAATTACAATTGAGGATATCATCGAAGAACTAGTTGGAGAGCTATATGATGAGTATGATACTGATGAAGATATTTATGAAATTTCTCTCGAAAAAGCACGTGCAAAATCAACTGTTTTAGTCAAAGATATTTTTAAACAACTTGAAATAAACTCAAACGACATGCTTGATGATAACCTTGATTTAACATTAAGAGAGTGATTAACTAAGGAACTTAAAGTTCAAAAACTAAGAAAAAATTCAAAATATACATTCAATGAGATAGTTCAATTTAAAATAATTTCTTCATCAAACAAAACGAATAATTATGAAGTTGTTGAAATAATTTTATTATAA
- the dnaB gene encoding replicative DNA helicase, with the protein MKNNYETIHQSLETEKRVLGMILSNTEFQPEMLTYITEEEFFNPYNKEVFKIILNLQPTYGVVNSDEIVRCIKENDTMFFYIKSDMIYSFLCELVLNAGIVENRFSYYEKLVSLSTLRKIESSINNFNNYIVSNKNIKPDDAMRKLEMDLSSVSNKRAIKEYEDSKSVSNEYFDDLYKRSKLTDGELNGIASGYTELDNMTQGFKGGELIILAARPAMGKTAFALNIASNAATTKNVAFVSLEMASTQLIGRIYSSISGIVGEKLKKPSLLNDLDWQNLDITKTQIGNLKLFLDDSTTSHLNEIIWKIKRLSKTINLDLLVVDYLQLITSPDTKGENRQNEVSKISRSLKQLARELNIPVIALSQLSRSVETREDKRPIMSDLRESGSIEQDADMVMFLYRADYYNKQKNKESYDPTVNQTEICELIISKHRNGPTGKIYLGINLNTSKFINVQRQDPFEPE; encoded by the coding sequence ATGAAAAATAATTATGAGACAATTCATCAAAGTCTTGAAACCGAAAAAAGGGTTTTAGGTATGATTTTAAGCAACACGGAATTTCAACCTGAAATGTTAACATATATTACAGAAGAAGAATTTTTTAATCCTTATAACAAGGAAGTTTTTAAAATTATCCTTAATCTTCAACCTACATACGGAGTTGTAAATTCAGATGAAATTGTTAGGTGTATAAAAGAAAATGACACAATGTTTTTTTATATAAAAAGTGATATGATATATTCATTTTTATGTGAGTTAGTTTTAAATGCCGGAATTGTTGAAAATCGTTTTAGTTACTATGAAAAACTTGTATCATTAAGCACACTAAGAAAAATAGAAAGCTCAATAAATAACTTCAATAACTATATTGTTTCAAACAAGAATATAAAACCAGATGATGCTATGAGAAAGCTTGAAATGGATTTATCAAGCGTGAGCAATAAACGCGCAATTAAAGAATATGAAGATTCAAAATCAGTCTCAAATGAATATTTTGATGACCTTTACAAACGTTCTAAATTAACTGATGGTGAACTTAATGGAATTGCTTCGGGGTATACCGAATTAGATAATATGACTCAAGGTTTTAAAGGCGGTGAACTAATCATTTTAGCAGCTAGACCAGCTATGGGGAAAACAGCTTTTGCTCTTAACATCGCGTCTAATGCTGCAACTACAAAAAACGTTGCTTTTGTTAGTTTGGAAATGGCTTCTACTCAATTAATTGGAAGAATTTATTCGTCAATTTCAGGAATAGTTGGAGAAAAGCTTAAAAAACCATCTTTGCTTAATGATCTAGATTGACAAAATTTAGATATTACTAAAACACAAATAGGAAACTTAAAACTTTTTCTTGATGATTCAACAACATCTCATCTTAATGAGATAATATGAAAAATTAAAAGATTAAGTAAAACAATTAACCTTGATTTATTGGTAGTTGATTATTTACAATTAATTACTTCACCTGATACAAAAGGTGAAAATCGTCAAAACGAAGTCTCTAAAATTTCTAGAAGTCTTAAACAATTAGCAAGAGAATTGAATATTCCTGTTATTGCACTTTCTCAACTTTCAAGAAGTGTCGAAACTAGAGAAGATAAAAGACCTATAATGTCAGATTTAAGAGAAAGTGGTTCTATCGAACAAGATGCCGATATGGTTATGTTTTTGTACAGAGCTGATTATTACAACAAACAAAAGAATAAGGAAAGTTATGATCCAACTGTAAATCAAACCGAAATTTGTGAATTAATTATTTCAAAACACAGAAATGGTCCAACTGGAAAAATTTATTTAGGTATTAACTTAAATACATCAAAATTCATAAACGTTCAGAGGCAAGATCCTTTTGAACCTGAATAA
- the rpsR gene encoding 30S ribosomal protein S18, which yields MKFIKKKKNFQFKKRACEFCENHVQYIDYKDVETLKKYINATGQIKPKANSGACAKHQRKIASAIKRARYIAFLPYTVSRVRLSK from the coding sequence ATGAAATTTATTAAAAAGAAGAAAAACTTCCAGTTCAAAAAAAGAGCATGTGAATTCTGCGAAAACCATGTACAATATATCGATTACAAAGATGTAGAAACTCTTAAAAAGTATATTAATGCTACAGGTCAAATTAAACCTAAGGCAAACTCAGGTGCTTGTGCTAAACATCAAAGAAAAATTGCTAGTGCAATTAAGAGAGCAAGATACATTGCTTTCTTACCATACACAGTATCTCGTGTTCGTTTATCTAAATAA